One Porphyromonas pogonae genomic region harbors:
- a CDS encoding aspartate kinase gives MKVMKFGGTSVASADHIRHVARLITATEEKKVVVLSAMAGTTNQLVAISDQLVKRHRYEGIVLLDKLKKKYERETKLLFQNPTSYDRAWTMINRTFWLLEQLCYLENFTLFDEKKILAQGELMSTAMMLLHLEDMGKKAVIIPALDYMRTDKNAEPDKAHIKEHLTTLIDKQPDDTLLYITEGYICRNAFGDVDNLQRGGSDYTASLVGAALNVHEIQIWTDIDGMHNNDPRVVDATSPVRKLHFEEAAELAYFGAKILHPTCIQPAKDKNIPVRLLNTLEPDAPGTLISLETNKDEIKAVAAKDGITMIKIKSSHMLMSWNFMRRIFHVFEHYQVPVDMVTTSEVAVSLTVDNNSQLNNIKKELEKLGEVVIEPNMTIICVVGDMEPENVGYESKIVKAFEDIPVRMISYGGSEYNISFLVKETDKKRALISLSKNLF, from the coding sequence TTGAAAGTAATGAAATTTGGAGGTACATCCGTTGCCTCTGCAGATCACATCAGACACGTAGCCAGACTTATTACAGCTACGGAGGAAAAGAAAGTAGTAGTACTCTCTGCTATGGCAGGTACAACTAACCAATTGGTGGCAATATCAGATCAGCTTGTCAAAAGACATCGCTATGAGGGTATAGTGCTTTTGGACAAACTGAAAAAGAAGTACGAACGAGAGACTAAGTTGCTGTTTCAGAATCCTACAAGTTATGATAGGGCATGGACTATGATCAACCGTACTTTTTGGTTGCTTGAGCAATTGTGCTATCTGGAGAACTTTACTCTTTTCGACGAAAAAAAGATATTGGCTCAAGGTGAGCTTATGAGTACAGCCATGATGTTGCTGCATCTCGAAGATATGGGGAAGAAAGCGGTGATAATACCGGCATTAGACTATATGCGTACCGATAAAAACGCAGAGCCTGATAAAGCTCATATTAAAGAGCATCTTACAACTCTCATAGATAAGCAACCCGATGATACATTACTTTATATCACCGAAGGATATATCTGTCGCAATGCTTTTGGCGATGTAGATAATCTGCAGCGCGGAGGTAGCGACTATACTGCGTCCTTAGTCGGTGCTGCCCTCAATGTGCATGAAATACAAATTTGGACAGATATCGATGGTATGCACAACAATGACCCCAGAGTAGTAGACGCTACTTCTCCTGTGAGGAAGCTTCATTTTGAAGAAGCAGCTGAGCTTGCTTATTTCGGGGCTAAGATATTGCACCCAACTTGTATACAGCCGGCTAAAGACAAGAATATCCCGGTACGTCTCCTCAATACATTGGAGCCCGATGCTCCCGGCACATTGATTTCTCTTGAGACAAACAAGGATGAGATCAAAGCGGTTGCCGCTAAAGATGGAATTACGATGATAAAGATTAAGAGCAGTCATATGTTGATGTCTTGGAACTTTATGCGACGTATTTTCCACGTTTTCGAGCATTATCAGGTACCGGTTGATATGGTTACTACTTCGGAGGTAGCCGTATCACTGACCGTCGACAATAACAGCCAGCTCAATAACATCAAAAAAGAGTTGGAAAAACTGGGTGAAGTTGTTATAGAGCCCAACATGACTATTATATGCGTGGTAGGGGATATGGAACCAGAAAATGTCGGTTACGAAAGCAAAATCGTAAAAGCATTTGAAGATATTCCTGTGCGCATGATTTCTTACGGCGGAAGCGAATATAATATTTCTTTTTTGGTTAAAGAGACTGATAAAAAACGAGCATTAATTTCGCTGAGCAAAAATCTTTTTTAA
- a CDS encoding DUF1599 domain-containing protein gives MNQPDTKQQVAQVIARCRSLFEKKLHDYGAAWRIMRPQSLTDQLYIKTNRIRSIQLKGESLVGEGIIPEFIGIVNYGIIALIQLNRPLVDEPDINEEEALKLYDVYAAMTTDLLDKKNHDYGEAWRQMRVSSYVDLILSKIYRTKQIEDLNGKTLVSEGIDANYMDMINYAIFALIQLGEC, from the coding sequence ATGAATCAGCCGGATACGAAACAGCAGGTGGCACAGGTAATAGCCAGATGTAGGAGTCTCTTTGAGAAGAAGCTTCATGATTATGGTGCTGCGTGGCGTATTATGCGTCCGCAGTCATTGACTGACCAACTTTATATCAAAACCAACCGTATCCGGAGCATTCAGCTCAAGGGTGAGTCGCTGGTAGGCGAAGGTATAATCCCCGAATTTATAGGCATAGTCAACTATGGCATAATAGCCCTGATACAGCTTAATCGCCCTCTGGTAGACGAGCCGGACATCAATGAGGAGGAAGCTCTCAAGCTCTACGATGTGTATGCAGCTATGACTACTGATCTCTTGGATAAGAAAAATCATGACTATGGTGAGGCATGGCGTCAAATGCGTGTTTCGTCCTATGTAGATCTTATCTTGTCAAAGATATACCGTACCAAACAGATTGAGGATCTCAATGGTAAAACACTGGTGAGTGAAGGAATCGATGCGAATTATATGGACATGATCAATTATGCCATATTCGCACTAATTCAATTGGGCGAATGTTGA
- the menA gene encoding 1,4-dihydroxy-2-naphthoate octaprenyltransferase: protein MEECSKEPIVSIPSKRKLWLGLTRPRTLFSSLSSVIIALSYAAYCGSFNWINAILCIIIAITAQISSNIANDWLDFKKGSDTPERLGPDRPISLGWLTEKEVVLALVVSLLIMAVAGIWLVINTTWLLLFVGLAVGLGIFAYSGGPYPLSYHGLGDLAVLVFFGLVPTIFSFYVITGITPDTTIWHLAFAVGFSSTNILIVNNYRDYHEDLKSGKKTSIVRFGIDFAPRFYMTCGLLSIMLLYPIFSSWGFIFVIFYLLLFLHTYRELNAFEGKMLNKTLGHTARNVFFLSLLVIILLILKK from the coding sequence ATGGAAGAGTGTTCTAAGGAGCCAATAGTCTCCATCCCTTCAAAACGCAAACTATGGTTGGGACTAACACGCCCCCGCACGTTATTTTCATCGCTGAGTTCTGTAATTATCGCCTTAAGCTATGCTGCTTATTGCGGTTCTTTCAATTGGATCAATGCTATTCTGTGTATCATCATTGCTATTACTGCTCAGATATCGAGCAATATAGCAAATGATTGGCTGGATTTTAAAAAGGGTAGTGATACTCCTGAGCGCTTAGGCCCTGATCGCCCCATCTCTTTGGGGTGGCTTACGGAGAAGGAAGTTGTACTAGCTTTAGTTGTTTCGCTCCTCATCATGGCTGTGGCAGGTATTTGGCTTGTAATCAATACTACATGGCTACTTCTGTTCGTCGGTTTAGCTGTAGGGCTAGGTATTTTCGCTTACTCGGGAGGCCCTTATCCATTGTCATATCATGGCTTGGGGGATCTTGCTGTATTAGTATTCTTCGGACTTGTGCCCACTATATTTAGTTTTTACGTCATCACAGGTATTACTCCGGATACAACTATATGGCATCTGGCTTTTGCTGTAGGGTTTAGTAGTACCAACATTCTTATTGTAAACAATTATAGGGATTATCATGAGGATTTGAAGTCTGGCAAGAAGACATCTATTGTACGATTTGGTATCGACTTTGCTCCTCGCTTTTATATGACATGTGGTTTACTATCCATCATGCTTCTTTATCCTATATTCTCATCCTGGGGATTTATTTTTGTGATATTTTACCTTCTGTTATTCTTGCATACTTATCGTGAGCTCAATGCGTTTGAGGGAAAGATGCTCAATAAAACTCTCGGACATACAGCTCGTAATGTGTTTTTCCTATCGTTATTGGTGATCATATTACTTATCCTCAAAAAATAA
- a CDS encoding cell division ATP-binding protein FtsE — MNEDNVVISLKNVNISRAENIIFQDFNLEVKEGDFIYLVGPVGAGKSSLMKVLYAETHIEQGEAYVLGYDMRKLRKRKLPYLRRQMGIVFQDFQLLHNKTAIENLDFVLRAMGLKNKNARNERIQEVLKAVGMDLKGYKYPHELSGGEQQRVAIARALLGRPKLILADEPTGNLDAQTGLAITRILQDIAAKDGTAVLMATHNERILRELPATELHINDSGENIL, encoded by the coding sequence ATGAACGAAGACAACGTTGTAATAAGTCTGAAAAACGTAAACATCTCTCGAGCGGAAAATATTATCTTTCAGGATTTCAATCTTGAAGTAAAAGAAGGTGATTTCATATATTTGGTAGGACCTGTAGGTGCCGGCAAAAGTTCGTTGATGAAAGTGTTATATGCCGAAACTCATATTGAGCAAGGGGAAGCCTATGTATTGGGCTATGATATGCGAAAGCTAAGAAAAAGGAAATTGCCTTACTTGAGACGTCAAATGGGTATAGTATTTCAGGACTTCCAACTTTTGCATAACAAAACTGCAATAGAAAACTTGGATTTTGTGTTGAGAGCTATGGGACTCAAAAATAAGAATGCACGTAATGAGCGCATTCAAGAAGTTCTCAAAGCTGTAGGGATGGATCTCAAAGGCTATAAGTATCCACATGAGTTGTCTGGTGGTGAGCAGCAACGAGTAGCTATAGCCCGCGCTTTATTGGGAAGACCCAAGCTTATATTGGCTGATGAGCCTACCGGTAATCTTGATGCTCAGACGGGTTTGGCTATCACACGCATATTGCAGGATATCGCAGCCAAAGACGGTACTGCAGTGTTGATGGCTACACATAATGAAAGAATCTTGCGTGAGCTTCCGGCTACCGAGCTTCACATCAACGACTCAGGTGAAAATATCCTCTAA
- the tpiA gene encoding triose-phosphate isomerase: MRKNIVAGNWKMNKTLQEGLALAQELNDALKGKSVNCDVVIGTPFIHLASVAQAIDTDKIGVAAENCADKAEGAYTGEVSAKMVASTGAKYVILGHSERRAYYGETSEILTDKVNLALENGLTPIFCIGEVKEEREAGKHFEVVEEQIKSALFGLSSEDFAKLVLAYEPVWAIGTGLTATSDQAEEIHAHIRGFIAGKYGEEIAENCTILYGGSCNAGNAKDLFSRPNVDGGLIGGASLAVDKFMPIIEAF, from the coding sequence ATGAGAAAAAACATTGTAGCCGGGAACTGGAAAATGAACAAGACTCTTCAGGAAGGTCTTGCATTGGCACAGGAACTGAATGATGCCCTGAAAGGTAAAAGCGTTAATTGCGACGTGGTTATCGGAACTCCGTTTATTCATCTTGCAAGCGTGGCACAAGCCATCGATACCGACAAGATCGGTGTAGCCGCAGAAAACTGTGCAGACAAGGCCGAAGGAGCGTATACAGGTGAAGTATCTGCCAAGATGGTTGCATCTACCGGTGCTAAGTATGTGATATTGGGTCACTCTGAGCGTCGTGCATATTACGGTGAGACTTCGGAGATTCTTACAGACAAAGTAAATTTGGCTCTTGAAAACGGACTTACTCCTATTTTTTGTATAGGAGAGGTAAAGGAAGAGCGTGAAGCCGGTAAGCATTTTGAAGTTGTAGAGGAGCAAATCAAGAGTGCTTTGTTCGGCCTTTCGTCAGAAGACTTTGCTAAATTGGTATTGGCTTATGAGCCTGTTTGGGCTATTGGTACAGGGCTTACTGCAACCTCGGATCAGGCAGAAGAGATTCATGCTCACATACGTGGTTTTATAGCAGGTAAATATGGTGAGGAAATAGCCGAAAATTGTACTATCCTTTACGGAGGAAGCTGTAATGCCGGTAATGCTAAGGACCTTTTCAGCCGTCCGAATGTCGATGGTGGTCTGATCGGTGGAGCTTCTCTTGCAGTAGATAAATTCATGCCTATTATCGAAGCATTCTAA
- a CDS encoding BT_3928 family protein: MLRKVLVEVCRVLLGVVFIFSGLVKSIDPVGGAIKIGEYLDSFHLPHTATTDLYLSMGLSGFEFILGAFILMGIYRRISSKLIFAVMCFMTLLTLYLALFNPVSDCGCFGDAVKLTNWETFAKNLILLPASYYYMKYPRLCAHLFSSRGRWLPGIIAVCGIVYFMVGNYMHLPIKDFRPYKVGADLRALTHIPPGAPTDEYEHTFVYKKEGEQKEFDMNDLPDSSWSFVERRDKLIKKGYTPPINDFALFDDEGENIADTILADSKGVIMLMAPHWSGADQSKIAQISEVYNYAEAHGYRFYGVSGSSDRDMSQWKYQTGADYPMLFMDATTVKTVVRGNPGLVLLKDGKIIDKINFYDFPAVNDVPTFFKQEFEEMNPHDRHKSSAILLYIWSGLVLIGLIRRIIRENRIAFKKNK, translated from the coding sequence ATGTTGAGAAAGGTTTTGGTAGAGGTATGCCGTGTATTACTTGGTGTAGTATTCATCTTTTCAGGCTTAGTCAAATCTATTGACCCTGTAGGCGGTGCCATAAAAATAGGGGAGTATCTGGATTCCTTCCATCTCCCCCATACGGCTACTACTGATTTATATTTATCCATGGGATTGAGTGGCTTTGAGTTTATACTCGGGGCATTTATTCTGATGGGCATTTACCGGCGAATAAGTTCTAAGCTTATATTCGCCGTTATGTGTTTTATGACATTGCTGACGCTATATTTGGCTCTTTTCAATCCGGTATCAGACTGCGGATGTTTCGGAGATGCCGTGAAGCTCACCAATTGGGAGACATTTGCTAAAAATCTTATTCTGCTGCCCGCCTCCTATTATTATATGAAATATCCGAGGCTATGTGCACATCTTTTTTCGTCTCGCGGCAGATGGTTGCCCGGGATCATAGCGGTATGTGGTATTGTCTATTTCATGGTAGGCAATTATATGCACCTTCCTATCAAAGATTTCAGACCTTACAAAGTAGGAGCCGATCTCAGAGCTCTTACACATATCCCTCCCGGTGCTCCTACAGACGAATATGAGCATACCTTTGTCTACAAAAAGGAGGGAGAGCAAAAGGAGTTTGATATGAATGATCTGCCTGATAGTAGCTGGAGTTTTGTGGAACGTCGCGACAAGCTGATTAAAAAGGGCTATACACCGCCTATCAATGACTTTGCTCTTTTTGATGATGAGGGAGAAAACATTGCAGATACTATACTGGCAGATAGTAAGGGAGTGATTATGCTCATGGCTCCCCACTGGTCGGGGGCTGATCAGTCAAAAATAGCTCAGATATCAGAAGTATATAACTATGCAGAGGCTCACGGGTATAGGTTTTATGGTGTATCGGGATCTTCGGATAGAGATATGAGCCAATGGAAATATCAGACAGGGGCTGACTACCCGATGCTCTTTATGGATGCTACCACAGTGAAAACGGTGGTGCGTGGCAATCCTGGTTTGGTATTGCTCAAAGACGGCAAGATTATAGACAAAATCAACTTCTATGATTTTCCCGCTGTAAATGACGTGCCCACATTTTTCAAACAGGAATTTGAGGAGATGAATCCCCATGATCGCCACAAAAGCTCTGCAATATTGTTATACATATGGAGTGGACTGGTATTGATAGGATTGATAAGAAGAATAATCCGAGAAAATAGAATAGCTTTCAAAAAAAATAAATGA
- the folE gene encoding GTP cyclohydrolase I FolE, translating to MNSFKSNEDNQAILQLEDLYAQVLPLIGEDPEREGLVKTPHRVAKALKFLTQGYKQDPRQILTSAMFKEDYKQMVIVKDIDFFSMCEHHMLPFFGKAHIGYIPNGYITGLSKLPRVVDVFARRLQVQERLTTQIKECIQQTLNPLGVIVVIEAQHMCMQMRGVEKQNSTTTTSDFTGAFKEAKTREEFLQLIHRK from the coding sequence ATGAACAGCTTTAAATCTAACGAAGACAATCAGGCTATCCTGCAATTGGAAGACCTGTATGCACAGGTGCTACCCCTTATAGGAGAAGATCCGGAACGAGAAGGACTTGTAAAAACACCTCATCGTGTAGCTAAAGCCTTGAAATTCCTTACCCAAGGCTATAAGCAGGATCCTAGGCAAATACTTACCTCTGCGATGTTCAAAGAGGACTATAAACAGATGGTAATTGTAAAGGATATTGATTTCTTCTCCATGTGTGAGCATCATATGTTGCCATTCTTCGGTAAAGCGCACATTGGATATATTCCTAATGGCTATATAACGGGACTGAGTAAACTACCTCGGGTAGTAGATGTATTTGCTCGTCGATTGCAAGTGCAGGAAAGACTTACCACTCAGATCAAAGAGTGTATACAACAGACATTGAACCCTCTGGGCGTTATTGTAGTGATAGAAGCTCAGCATATGTGTATGCAGATGCGTGGTGTGGAAAAACAAAACTCTACGACTACTACCAGTGACTTTACAGGAGCATTCAAAGAGGCAAAGACAAGGGAAGAATTCTTGCAACTTATTCATAGGAAGTGA
- a CDS encoding MarC family protein: MEFWNNILHELSLFDFREILGSFMILFVAVDIIGAIPIILSLKDKGQNYNSFQVSFYSCIMLLAFLFIGEPMLGFFGVDISSFAVAGGIVLFVLAVEMIFGIQVFKDDGPSASATFVPLVFPLFAGAASFTTLLTLRADGYAMINLVLCVIFNMSVVFLVLKFVNPVERFFGKGGIYVLRKFFGVILLAISVKFITGNILRVIDIMHAANQ, from the coding sequence ATGGAATTTTGGAATAATATTTTGCATGAACTGTCTTTATTTGATTTCCGCGAAATCTTAGGATCATTTATGATCTTATTTGTAGCAGTGGATATCATCGGAGCTATACCCATTATCCTATCACTCAAAGATAAGGGGCAAAATTACAATTCCTTTCAAGTCTCATTCTACTCTTGCATCATGCTTCTGGCATTTCTATTTATAGGAGAGCCTATGTTGGGTTTTTTCGGAGTAGATATTTCTTCTTTCGCAGTGGCCGGTGGTATCGTACTATTTGTATTGGCCGTAGAAATGATATTCGGCATTCAAGTATTCAAAGATGATGGGCCTAGTGCCAGTGCCACTTTTGTACCTCTTGTATTTCCACTCTTTGCAGGTGCCGCGTCCTTTACAACACTACTAACTTTACGCGCAGACGGCTATGCGATGATCAATCTGGTTCTTTGCGTTATTTTCAACATGTCTGTAGTGTTCCTTGTCCTCAAATTTGTAAACCCGGTAGAACGCTTCTTCGGCAAAGGGGGGATTTATGTATTGCGCAAGTTCTTTGGAGTTATCCTACTTGCTATCTCTGTAAAGTTTATAACGGGTAATATCCTTAGAGTTATAGATATCATGCATGCTGCCAATCAATAA
- a CDS encoding DUF695 domain-containing protein, producing the protein MKLSDNWFTAISQTDDGQQLVFVTGRKDLDEFRKSGKLPFKIEIKWLYESDKEGMPTENDAELINEVEMVLRKMMEKDKLAILTGNYTGGGAKFWIFYARNLNVFGERLNSALMPYDLLPLEIQCEEDHEWDEYLDMISMSENAIEED; encoded by the coding sequence ATGAAGTTAAGCGATAATTGGTTTACCGCCATAAGTCAAACAGACGATGGGCAACAGCTGGTCTTTGTGACTGGTCGAAAGGATCTTGATGAGTTTCGTAAATCCGGGAAGCTACCTTTTAAAATAGAAATTAAATGGCTTTATGAAAGCGATAAGGAGGGTATGCCTACTGAGAATGATGCTGAACTTATCAATGAGGTGGAGATGGTATTGCGCAAGATGATGGAAAAAGACAAGTTGGCGATACTTACAGGAAACTATACCGGTGGAGGTGCTAAGTTTTGGATATTTTACGCTCGTAACCTCAATGTGTTCGGAGAAAGACTTAATTCAGCCCTGATGCCCTATGATCTATTGCCATTGGAAATACAATGTGAAGAAGATCATGAGTGGGATGAGTACTTGGATATGATCAGCATGTCTGAAAATGCGATAGAAGAAGACTAG
- a CDS encoding SPOR domain-containing protein, whose amino-acid sequence MRRLLNSLLLCCSLMFIFTSAMSAQQPLTGTNHNSAGNIFDALSASNPREGVVTIEQSESIRSRVGKVSLRGNAVLGQDGNVTIVSGFRIQAYNGNMRNSKEEVYARMNKIRQILPEYNCYIQYKAPFWRLLVGDFLTSQEAVEVSSRLKTALPHVSKEVYIVKDRVNIKNYSDINEQL is encoded by the coding sequence ATGAGACGATTATTAAATAGCTTATTGCTTTGTTGCAGTCTTATGTTTATTTTTACTTCTGCAATGTCGGCTCAGCAGCCCCTGACAGGGACCAATCATAATTCCGCAGGTAACATATTCGACGCATTGTCTGCTTCTAACCCCCGAGAGGGTGTTGTGACCATAGAACAATCTGAAAGTATCAGATCCCGTGTGGGAAAAGTGTCTTTGAGAGGAAATGCTGTATTGGGTCAGGATGGTAATGTGACTATTGTATCGGGTTTCAGGATACAGGCATACAATGGTAATATGAGGAATTCTAAGGAAGAGGTATATGCGCGTATGAATAAAATACGCCAGATATTGCCGGAGTACAACTGTTATATACAATACAAAGCTCCCTTTTGGAGATTACTTGTAGGTGACTTCCTCACAAGTCAGGAAGCAGTGGAAGTGAGTAGCAGACTCAAGACTGCTCTACCTCATGTATCCAAGGAAGTGTATATTGTAAAAGATCGTGTCAATATCAAGAATTATTCAGATATCAATGAACAGCTTTAA
- the lysA gene encoding diaminopimelate decarboxylase: protein MNFQTPYYWYDLTLLDKTLNVLSKTAESYGYKIHYAVKANNNERILRRIAHEGYGADCVSGNEVLLAMKCGFHASKIFFAGVGKTDDEIITALQHGIGALVVESIEELEVISELTQQLQRQANIILRINPEVDAHTHGNITTGLKENKFGISESRIFDALSIMRQSSERLLFRGIHFHIGSQMMDFDPVRELCIKVNAIRDAIVSEGFYPRIIDLGGGLGIDYDYPEGQPIPDFVNWCQAIYDTLRLESGEEVHLEPGRSIVGQCGMLISKVLYVKQGEEKKFVILDAGMTELIRPALYGAKHAVRKIKRMGENNRPVFESASISDNSELYDVVGPICESSDTFAKNLPLPPMRRNDLVAILSAGAYGEVMSSEYNGHTKPRVFYSDMKLSDEEH, encoded by the coding sequence ATGAATTTCCAAACACCTTACTATTGGTATGACTTGACTTTACTGGACAAAACATTAAATGTTTTGAGTAAAACAGCTGAGTCATACGGTTATAAAATACATTATGCTGTCAAGGCTAATAATAATGAGAGGATATTAAGGCGCATAGCCCATGAGGGTTATGGAGCCGACTGTGTGAGTGGCAATGAAGTACTTCTGGCGATGAAGTGCGGATTCCATGCTTCAAAGATATTCTTTGCCGGTGTCGGTAAAACTGATGATGAAATAATCACAGCTCTACAGCACGGCATAGGAGCTTTGGTCGTAGAGTCTATAGAAGAGCTTGAGGTCATTTCGGAGTTGACACAGCAATTACAACGCCAAGCCAATATTATCCTAAGGATCAATCCTGAAGTTGATGCACATACCCATGGCAATATTACTACAGGATTGAAGGAGAATAAGTTCGGAATATCAGAGTCTCGTATTTTCGATGCTTTATCCATTATGCGACAAAGTTCCGAGAGATTATTGTTTCGAGGCATCCATTTCCACATTGGATCACAGATGATGGATTTTGATCCCGTTCGTGAATTATGTATCAAAGTGAATGCCATTCGTGATGCTATTGTTTCGGAAGGTTTTTATCCCCGGATAATAGATCTTGGAGGAGGACTTGGTATTGATTACGATTATCCGGAGGGGCAGCCTATCCCTGATTTTGTCAATTGGTGTCAGGCTATATACGATACATTGAGATTAGAGAGTGGTGAGGAGGTGCATTTAGAGCCTGGCCGTTCAATTGTCGGTCAATGTGGTATGCTTATATCCAAAGTTCTCTATGTCAAGCAAGGCGAAGAAAAGAAGTTTGTCATCTTGGATGCGGGTATGACGGAGCTTATCAGACCTGCCCTTTACGGAGCAAAGCATGCTGTCCGTAAAATAAAACGGATGGGAGAGAATAATAGACCCGTATTTGAATCTGCGAGCATCTCGGATAATTCGGAGCTATATGATGTCGTTGGTCCTATATGTGAGTCTAGCGATACTTTTGCCAAAAATCTACCTCTCCCACCGATGAGAAGAAACGATCTTGTGGCCATTCTCTCCGCAGGAGCTTATGGAGAGGTTATGTCAAGCGAATATAATGGTCATACAAAGCCTCGGGTATTTTACTCGGATATGAAATTAAGTGATGAAGAACATTAG
- a CDS encoding transporter gives MNLVRGLKKYSLVIAMLAGIFLWQPLSYLSFLIPFMIFGMLFFTFVKISPASIRLAPTHMLIMVLQVILAILFYIIFNPLNAILAQGFLICFLAPAATASSVVIGILNGDIGYGTAYVLLSHILIAFIGPVIFSYIDYVNLPFWQSVYHIFSGIIPLIIVPLLLAWIIKGVMPKISNRLFANSKLPYWFWITSLSLILAKTVKYIANQPDKDVALLILLCIVGLVSAVIQFYLGNKIGTFRVNKDTVTTRQSFGQKNTSLAIWMALSYLNPLCSIAPASYVIWQNLFNSYQIYQFEKKNNKL, from the coding sequence ATGAATCTTGTACGAGGGCTGAAAAAGTATAGTTTGGTCATAGCTATGCTGGCGGGTATTTTCTTGTGGCAGCCGTTATCGTATCTCTCTTTTCTTATTCCTTTTATGATCTTTGGGATGTTATTCTTTACTTTTGTAAAGATATCCCCGGCTTCTATCAGACTTGCACCCACGCATATGCTTATTATGGTGTTGCAGGTAATACTTGCAATTCTGTTTTACATTATTTTTAATCCCTTAAATGCTATTTTGGCGCAGGGCTTTCTGATTTGCTTTTTAGCTCCGGCGGCCACTGCCTCTTCGGTGGTGATAGGGATTCTCAATGGAGATATAGGTTATGGTACTGCTTACGTTTTGCTGTCGCACATCCTCATTGCTTTTATAGGACCGGTTATTTTCTCCTATATTGATTATGTGAATTTGCCTTTTTGGCAATCGGTTTATCATATTTTCTCAGGTATAATCCCCCTTATTATAGTCCCGCTTCTTTTAGCTTGGATAATAAAAGGAGTAATGCCTAAGATCAGTAATAGATTGTTTGCAAATAGTAAGCTTCCCTATTGGTTTTGGATTACATCATTATCTCTGATATTGGCAAAAACAGTAAAGTATATTGCCAATCAGCCGGATAAAGATGTTGCTTTACTTATACTCTTGTGCATTGTAGGGCTTGTGTCAGCTGTGATACAGTTCTATTTGGGAAACAAGATAGGAACCTTCAGAGTAAATAAGGATACTGTAACAACTCGGCAGAGTTTTGGACAGAAAAATACGTCTTTGGCAATATGGATGGCATTGAGCTATTTGAATCCGCTGTGTTCCATCGCTCCTGCTAGCTATGTGATCTGGCAAAACTTATTTAATTCATACCAGATCTATCAATTTGAAAAGAAAAATAATAAATTATGA